ACCGCCGGCAATCGCCAAGTTGGTGCTGACGGCTTCGGGATACTCGACCTGTTCGGCAACGCCGTTGAGCGAATCTTGTTCTTTTTCCGCAGCCGCACAAATAATCGCCATTTGGCTGACGGTTTCAAACGGATACGCGCCGACGGCGGTTTCGGCGGAACACATCACCGCATCGGTACCGTCCAATACTGCGTTGGCCACGTCGCTGACTTCCGCGCGGGTCGGTACAGGGTTGGTAATCATGGATTCCATCATTTGAGTTGCGGTAATGCTGAAGCGGCGCAACTCGCGGGCGCGGCGGATCATGCGTTTTTGCAGGGCGGGGACGGCTGCGTGTCCGACTTCGACCGCCAAGTCACCGCGGGCAACCATAATACCGTCGCTGGCAAGGATGATTTCGTCCAGGTTTTCAATGGCTTCTACGCGCTCGATTTTGGAAACCAAACCGGGGCGTACGGCTGTACTGCCTTTCATTTCTTCTTCGACTTTGGCGCGTGCGATGTGCAAATCTTCGGCAGATTTCACAAAGCTGATGGCCAAGTAGTCGCAACCGATGGCAATCGCGGTTTTCAAGTCGCGGAAGTCTTTTTCGGTCAACGCACCGGCAGACAGACCGCCGCCGCGTTTATTGATACCTTTGTTACTTTTCAGCACATGGCTGTTTTCTACTCTTGTAATAATCTTACTTCCTTCAACCGCTTCAACGGTCAAAGTCAACAGGCCGTCGTCCAGCCACAAAACATCGCCGGCAACGACGTCATTCGGCAAATCGCGGTAGTCCAAACCCACCGCTTCGCGTGTGCCTTCGCCTTCAAGTGCGGCATCCAAAATCAAGGTTTCACCCTTATTCAGCTCGATGCTGCCACCTGCAATTTTGCCCACGCGGATTTTAGGACCTTGCAAGTCGGCAAGAATGGCGATTTCCTGACCCGAACGTTTCGCGGCTTCGCGTACGATACGGGCATTTTCTTCATGAAACTCCGGCGTACCGTGGCTGAAATTGAAACGGACGACATTAAGGCCGCCGACACGGATCATGTCTTCCAACAATTGTACATTGTTGCTGCCCGGACCCAGTGTGGCAACAATTTTGGTATTGTGGCTGATACGGGTTAAATCACGTTGCAATTGGCTCATGTAAACGTCCTTTCCTGTTGATTTCACGTTTGATAATGAAGAAGATTGTACTCTTAATGCAATAATGTTGGCGTAAAATTACATCATTTTCTGACTTAAACTAAATTTATTTTTGCATTAACCTACTTTCCTATCGGATACAATACACTCTCACGTCGTCATTTTTGATTTTCAGACGGCCTCCCTCATACTAATAGAATACTCAACTGATCCATGAAACGTTTTTTGACTCCACTACCCATCGGCATCGTTTTGGCCGACCTGATCTACGGTTTCGTACTCAATGTCATGCAAGGCTTAAATTTGCAACAAACCGCCGCCAACCAGTCCGGTACAATTTCCGTTACGCCCGACATTGCCTT
This DNA window, taken from Neisseria subflava, encodes the following:
- the pyk gene encoding pyruvate kinase; this translates as MSQLQRDLTRISHNTKIVATLGPGSNNVQLLEDMIRVGGLNVVRFNFSHGTPEFHEENARIVREAAKRSGQEIAILADLQGPKIRVGKIAGGSIELNKGETLILDAALEGEGTREAVGLDYRDLPNDVVAGDVLWLDDGLLTLTVEAVEGSKIITRVENSHVLKSNKGINKRGGGLSAGALTEKDFRDLKTAIAIGCDYLAISFVKSAEDLHIARAKVEEEMKGSTAVRPGLVSKIERVEAIENLDEIILASDGIMVARGDLAVEVGHAAVPALQKRMIRRARELRRFSITATQMMESMITNPVPTRAEVSDVANAVLDGTDAVMCSAETAVGAYPFETVSQMAIICAAAEKEQDSLNGVAEQVEYPEAVSTNLAIAGGAVSVARAVHAKAIVALTESGSTAFEVSRHNITLPIFALTPSVSAQRRMAMYRGVRPLILATSTDHDTALNEVEAMLVEHKILQSGDQYIITSGSQMRESGSTNTLEVLQVK